In Methanosphaera sp. ISO3-F5, a genomic segment contains:
- the metG gene encoding methionine--tRNA ligase, with translation MSKLFISCALPYANGPCHLGHLRSTYIPADIYARYNRMNGVDTVMVCSTDEHGTPIAVRAEQENISPKDITDKYHELIGNDLKACNISLDSFRRTTDKNHYRMAQEFFKTLYDQGYIYEKTIDQLFCDNCQRSLPDRYVEGTCPHCESEGARGDQCEVCGRHLDPTELVEPHCLICDGTPHVQQSKQYYFKLHEFEEPLKEWLNNNTKLPKNVKNFAREWVNEGLKDWIMTRDMTWGIPVPLDSATGKVLYVWAEAFIGYQSSAETWALKHDLDWKEYWDDKTVHFIGKDIIYHHTIFWPSMLMGRNWKLPYSVIGGGYLSLEGRKMSTSKGWVIWVKDFLDKFDSDLLRYYMVINAPLNKDTDFSWDDFQRRINNELTDNLGNFIHRTFTFTNKFFEGKIPEPGEYTEEDRVFETRIKELPDKVAKCIEEFEFRDGLQEIMTLTKEANKYFNDKKPWKAVKEDEGSAKTCLYLSNQLVHELAILLTPYVPETAQKIREIIGMPTENVTGFMNFEDRTPLVNWNESKEFLEAGHEIKKAKPLFAKIEDKIIEEEKSKLYSIEENEEEEDSMSDLISIDEFGRVDLVVGQIKEAERIEGSKNLLKLQVDLGEEIRQVVAGLAKRYEPEELIDRKVIVVANLQPAKLFGVQSNGMLLATDSMELLTTEGNVGEHIK, from the coding sequence ATGAGTAAACTATTTATCTCTTGTGCATTACCTTATGCAAATGGTCCATGCCATCTAGGACATTTACGTTCCACTTATATTCCTGCAGATATTTATGCCAGATACAATCGTATGAATGGCGTAGATACTGTGATGGTATGTTCAACTGATGAACATGGAACGCCAATAGCTGTAAGAGCTGAACAAGAAAACATTAGTCCTAAGGATATTACAGATAAATACCATGAATTAATTGGTAATGATTTAAAAGCTTGTAACATATCATTAGATAGTTTTAGAAGAACTACTGATAAAAATCATTACAGAATGGCTCAAGAATTTTTTAAAACATTATACGATCAAGGATATATTTATGAAAAAACAATAGACCAACTTTTTTGTGATAATTGTCAAAGAAGTTTACCTGATCGATATGTGGAAGGAACTTGTCCTCATTGTGAAAGTGAAGGGGCAAGAGGGGATCAATGTGAAGTATGTGGACGTCACTTAGACCCTACAGAACTTGTAGAACCACATTGCCTAATATGTGATGGAACACCTCATGTTCAACAGTCAAAACAGTACTATTTTAAACTTCATGAATTTGAAGAACCATTGAAAGAATGGTTAAACAATAATACTAAATTACCAAAGAATGTTAAAAACTTTGCAAGAGAATGGGTTAATGAAGGTCTTAAAGATTGGATTATGACTCGTGACATGACTTGGGGTATTCCAGTACCACTTGATTCAGCTACTGGAAAAGTTTTGTACGTTTGGGCAGAAGCATTTATTGGATATCAGTCTTCGGCAGAAACATGGGCATTAAAACATGATTTAGATTGGAAGGAATACTGGGATGATAAAACTGTTCATTTTATTGGTAAAGACATAATTTATCATCATACCATATTTTGGCCTAGTATGCTTATGGGAAGAAACTGGAAATTACCTTATTCAGTTATAGGTGGTGGATACTTGTCATTAGAAGGACGTAAAATGTCTACCAGTAAAGGATGGGTAATTTGGGTTAAAGACTTCCTAGACAAATTTGACAGTGATTTGTTAAGATATTATATGGTAATTAATGCTCCTCTTAATAAGGATACTGATTTCTCCTGGGATGACTTCCAGAGAAGAATAAATAATGAATTAACTGATAATCTTGGAAACTTTATTCATAGAACATTCACATTTACTAATAAATTTTTTGAAGGTAAAATACCGGAACCTGGAGAATATACTGAAGAGGATCGTGTATTTGAAACTAGAATTAAGGAATTACCTGACAAAGTAGCAAAATGTATTGAAGAATTTGAATTCCGTGATGGATTACAGGAAATTATGACCTTAACTAAAGAGGCAAACAAATATTTTAATGATAAAAAACCTTGGAAAGCTGTTAAAGAAGATGAAGGTAGTGCTAAAACCTGCTTATACTTATCTAATCAATTAGTTCATGAGTTAGCTATCTTATTAACACCATATGTTCCTGAAACAGCACAGAAAATAAGGGAAATTATAGGTATGCCTACCGAAAATGTTACTGGATTTATGAACTTTGAAGACAGAACCCCATTAGTTAATTGGAATGAATCAAAAGAATTTTTAGAAGCAGGACATGAGATTAAAAAAGCAAAACCATTATTTGCTAAAATAGAAGATAAAATAATTGAAGAAGAAAAAAGTAAATTATATTCAATTGAAGAAAATGAAGAAGAAGAGGATAGTATGAGTGATCTGATTAGTATTGATGAATTTGGAAGAGTAGATTTAGTTGTTGGACAAATTAAAGAAGCAGAAAGAATTGAAGGTTCTAAAAATTTACTTAAATTACAAGTTGATTTAGGAGAAGAAATAAGACAAGTTGTTGCAGGTCTTGCAAAAAGATATGAACCAGAAGAACTTATTGATAGAAAAGTTATTGTAGTTGCAAATCTTCAACCAGCAAAATTGTTTGGTGTCCAAT
- a CDS encoding DNA primase: MIKTPYINPFSNDAKEIVSKLGQVEKLNQPNTSLSNIVNHTRGQNLSDPRTLPETIKELALARYGWFLFRKSSESNEKKYEYLFNPDIYEYDIVAFYLLCQAVAIKYGPDSHEARLILDCEEDIISQRLEILKSESNDFQATFLRKTLNQLIDTNNLYWTDLKEIFDLGKLDLNELLLSNGKIILEYEDFIEEYGHLIHNRDPRTMYEVTAGTKIKSKILLNLIRYNTKKYIENVYEMSKRMVEPNPLLIELAENIKEVQQEAQSKKYASQGGVNYVDDQPVNYEMEAFPPCVRKCMQGIKSGGRNDAIVLFLTPFISYSRLCPSIFSKQEQNMKISDVDPSLEITHNEIIPLIYEAAQACSPPLFKDQPQEKININSKLGFGMHNELKLDHEGETQWYTPMSCEKIKLHMPNLCTPNVDCKKIGNPITYYNRKRRLMKKDNKMGQVKNNGD, encoded by the coding sequence ATGATAAAAACTCCTTACATAAATCCATTTAGTAATGATGCTAAAGAAATAGTCAGTAAACTGGGTCAAGTAGAAAAGCTCAATCAACCAAACACTTCACTAAGTAACATAGTTAATCACACAAGAGGTCAAAACTTAAGCGACCCTCGAACACTACCCGAAACAATAAAAGAATTAGCCCTAGCAAGATATGGATGGTTCCTATTCAGAAAATCATCAGAATCCAACGAAAAAAAATATGAGTACCTATTTAATCCAGACATATACGAATATGATATAGTGGCATTCTACCTGCTATGTCAAGCAGTAGCAATAAAATATGGGCCAGACAGTCATGAAGCCCGACTCATATTAGACTGTGAGGAAGACATAATTTCTCAAAGATTAGAAATTTTAAAATCTGAATCAAACGATTTTCAAGCAACATTTCTACGAAAAACATTAAATCAATTAATAGATACAAACAACTTATACTGGACAGATTTAAAAGAAATATTTGATCTAGGAAAACTAGATTTAAACGAATTATTACTATCAAATGGAAAAATAATCCTTGAATATGAAGATTTCATAGAAGAATATGGACATTTAATCCATAACAGGGATCCAAGGACAATGTATGAAGTAACTGCAGGAACAAAAATTAAATCAAAAATATTACTAAACCTAATAAGATACAATACAAAAAAATACATAGAAAACGTTTATGAAATGTCAAAAAGAATGGTTGAACCTAACCCATTACTAATAGAATTAGCAGAAAACATTAAAGAAGTTCAACAAGAAGCACAATCCAAGAAATATGCTTCACAAGGTGGAGTAAATTATGTTGATGATCAACCAGTAAACTATGAAATGGAAGCATTTCCGCCATGTGTACGAAAATGTATGCAAGGAATAAAAAGTGGTGGCCGAAACGATGCAATAGTACTTTTTCTAACACCATTCATATCCTATTCAAGATTATGCCCATCAATATTTTCAAAACAAGAACAAAACATGAAAATATCTGATGTAGACCCTTCACTAGAAATAACACACAACGAAATCATACCCCTAATATATGAAGCAGCACAAGCATGTAGTCCACCATTATTCAAGGATCAACCACAAGAAAAAATAAACATCAACTCCAAATTAGGCTTTGGAATGCATAATGAATTAAAACTTGATCATGAAGGAGAAACACAATGGTACACTCCGATGAGTTGTGAAAAAATTAAATTACACATGCCAAACTTATGCACACCTAATGTAGATTGTAAAAAAATTGGAAATCCAATAACATATTACAATAGAAAAAGAAGACTTATGAAAAAAGATAACAAAATGGGGCAGGTGAAAAATAATGGAGATTGA
- the priS gene encoding DNA primase catalytic subunit PriS, with the protein MEIELKPASNYERKLFYREEWDVNDVPDFVLDSLTSREFGFDHFGQGPNDRYKTFQDPLRLKRFIKAKQPFASYCSVAFYNNPKQRKGWQKSELVFDVDAKDVPIRTCDCEEGQVCDICLSQAKEIVLMIKDVLKGEMGLKNINMIYSGRGYHVRVLDESIMEASSELRGQIVQYVIGAKEPDLTNSLGFNNLQHFIIPYGYSRNFTKWSKYTILHLTKKSQLDNVNKKLLNDVLKYRHFLEEDSWGAFRTQIGPRRINKVISAVARINMNITDTKVSIDLKRILRLPSTLHSKVSMKSTLIKNIETFDPFDDAVPKFVYERK; encoded by the coding sequence ATGGAGATTGAATTAAAACCTGCATCTAATTATGAACGAAAACTATTCTATAGGGAAGAATGGGATGTGAATGATGTACCAGACTTTGTCTTAGACTCCTTAACCAGCAGAGAGTTTGGTTTTGACCATTTTGGACAAGGACCTAATGACAGGTATAAAACATTCCAAGATCCTTTAAGATTAAAACGTTTCATCAAAGCAAAACAACCATTCGCATCATATTGTTCAGTAGCATTCTATAATAATCCTAAACAAAGAAAAGGATGGCAAAAATCAGAACTAGTTTTTGATGTAGATGCAAAAGACGTGCCAATAAGAACATGTGACTGTGAAGAAGGACAAGTATGTGACATATGTCTAAGTCAAGCTAAAGAAATAGTGTTAATGATTAAAGACGTATTAAAAGGTGAAATGGGACTTAAAAATATCAACATGATTTATTCCGGTAGAGGATATCACGTAAGAGTACTTGATGAAAGCATAATGGAAGCATCAAGTGAACTTAGAGGACAAATAGTACAATATGTAATAGGAGCAAAAGAACCGGATTTAACAAACTCATTAGGCTTCAATAACCTACAACACTTCATCATACCCTATGGTTATTCAAGAAATTTTACAAAATGGTCCAAGTACACAATTCTTCACTTAACAAAAAAATCCCAATTGGATAATGTTAATAAAAAATTATTAAATGATGTTCTAAAATATAGACATTTCCTAGAAGAAGATAGTTGGGGAGCATTCAGAACACAAATCGGGCCACGACGTATTAATAAAGTAATCAGTGCAGTTGCAAGAATAAACATGAACATCACGGATACTAAAGTATCCATAGACTTAAAACGTATACTGAGACTACCATCAACATTACACTCAAAAGTAAGTATGAAATCAACATTAATTAAAAATATAGAAACATTTGATCCATTTGATGATGCAGTACCAAAATTTGTGTATGAAAGAAAATAA
- the cca gene encoding CCA tRNA nucleotidyltransferase, whose product MIEIYNEILKDIEPSLEDRQNVIEFSNKLIKIIMDYSKSKNINIKCRLVGSMAKNTSLMGKSDIDIFMTFPLSYPEEELKSYGLEFGEYCIKKVGGTSEVRYASHPYTTGLIDGFEVDFVPCYQIKDSSELKSAVDRTILHTDYIQSHMTEEETRQVLLLKKFMTSINTYGANYKVSGFSGYLCELLILKYHSFDRIIEEAANNWHNRYEIDLEEYGTSNNFKDPLIVIDPTDKNRNVAAALSLQKFSEFIIACRNYLSDPKMEYFQNRKIHITREELITEFTKRGTKCYVLSFNVPELPDDVIYPQINKTMNSFIKVSEMYDFRIIENNYYINSDNEARIILEYDNDEVSNIKIHKGPQIKYKENGMNFKNKYSNAYIREDKWISVSERKYKNVPEMVDNIVKKENRSILKLGKNVKDEITGNYSLNTVFEVIDQENPEDYEELFMHIYPDYKLRR is encoded by the coding sequence GTGATAGAAATTTACAACGAAATATTAAAAGATATAGAACCCTCCCTCGAAGATAGACAGAACGTTATTGAATTCTCCAATAAATTAATTAAAATAATAATGGATTATTCTAAAAGTAAAAATATTAATATTAAGTGCAGATTAGTTGGTTCAATGGCTAAGAACACATCATTAATGGGAAAATCAGATATTGATATTTTCATGACATTTCCCCTATCTTATCCTGAAGAAGAATTGAAAAGTTATGGTTTAGAGTTTGGAGAATACTGTATAAAAAAAGTGGGTGGAACATCGGAGGTCCGATATGCTTCACACCCTTATACTACTGGATTAATTGATGGTTTTGAAGTGGATTTTGTTCCATGTTACCAAATTAAAGATTCAAGCGAACTGAAATCTGCTGTTGATAGAACAATATTACATACAGATTATATTCAAAGCCACATGACTGAAGAAGAAACAAGACAAGTATTACTTTTAAAAAAATTCATGACCTCAATAAATACTTATGGAGCAAATTACAAAGTTAGTGGTTTTTCCGGATATCTATGTGAATTATTAATCCTAAAATACCATAGTTTTGATAGGATTATTGAAGAAGCAGCAAATAATTGGCATAACAGATATGAAATTGATTTAGAAGAATACGGGACAAGTAATAATTTTAAGGATCCATTAATAGTAATTGACCCTACTGATAAAAACAGGAATGTAGCAGCCGCATTATCATTACAAAAATTTTCAGAATTTATTATTGCATGCCGAAATTACCTATCTGACCCTAAAATGGAATATTTCCAAAACAGGAAAATTCATATAACACGCGAAGAGCTAATAACTGAATTCACAAAGAGAGGGACTAAATGTTATGTTTTATCATTTAATGTACCTGAATTACCTGATGATGTAATTTATCCTCAGATAAATAAGACTATGAATTCATTCATTAAAGTTTCAGAAATGTATGATTTCAGAATTATTGAAAATAATTACTACATTAACTCAGATAATGAAGCAAGAATAATATTAGAATATGACAATGATGAAGTATCAAACATTAAAATACATAAGGGACCACAAATCAAATATAAAGAGAATGGAATGAATTTTAAAAATAAATATTCTAATGCATATATCCGTGAGGATAAATGGATTTCAGTTTCAGAAAGAAAGTATAAAAATGTGCCAGAAATGGTTGATAACATAGTTAAAAAAGAGAATAGAAGTATTTTAAAATTAGGAAAAAATGTTAAAGATGAAATTACTGGAAACTATTCATTAAATACCGTGTTTGAAGTAATAGATCAAGAAAACCCTGAGGATTATGAAGAGTTGTTTATGCACATTTATCCTGATTATAAGCTAAGAAGATAA
- the cbiT gene encoding precorrin-6Y C5,15-methyltransferase (decarboxylating) subunit CbiT — MYFDITPDDEFIKTKKVPGPTKEEIRALVISKTRLTDEDVVVDVGCGTGGLTLEFAKRARRVYSIDMNPDAIKTTRSNLEKFGLQNKVDLIENEGLAALDDIEDFTKLMIGGSGGNIDNIIETGYLKLPVGGRIIITSIVLETATDAVHMLKELGAEPEVVTLNVSRGTILDRGVMMKALNPITIVSAKKI; from the coding sequence ATGTATTTCGATATAACACCTGATGATGAATTCATCAAAACAAAAAAAGTACCAGGACCTACAAAAGAGGAAATAAGAGCACTAGTAATCAGTAAGACAAGATTAACCGATGAAGATGTAGTAGTGGATGTTGGATGTGGAACTGGTGGATTAACTTTAGAATTTGCTAAAAGAGCTAGAAGAGTATATAGTATTGATATGAATCCAGATGCTATAAAAACCACCAGAAGTAACTTAGAAAAGTTTGGTCTTCAGAACAAGGTCGATCTTATAGAAAATGAAGGTCTTGCAGCTTTAGATGATATTGAAGATTTTACTAAACTTATGATTGGAGGCAGTGGAGGAAATATCGATAACATAATTGAAACAGGTTATCTTAAGCTTCCTGTTGGTGGAAGGATAATTATCACATCAATAGTTCTTGAAACTGCAACTGATGCTGTGCATATGCTTAAGGAATTAGGTGCAGAACCAGAAGTTGTTACATTAAACGTTTCACGTGGAACAATATTAGATCGTGGAGTTATGATGAAAGCATTAAATCCTATTACCATAGTTAGTGCTAAAAAAATATAA
- a CDS encoding UbiX family flavin prenyltransferase, with the protein MKVVVGISGASGVIYGIRLLEELKKIKAETHLIISAIAMDIIEHETNYSVKSVEELADYIHDENDLNAIVNSGSFKFDTAIIIPCSMKTLSAISNGYGDNVITRVADVTLKERRQLIIVPRETPLRTVHLENMVKISKEGAVILPAMPGFYHNPETIDDQINFIVGKIFDIMGIDNNLFTKWKQ; encoded by the coding sequence ATGAAAGTAGTTGTAGGTATCAGTGGTGCTAGTGGAGTAATATATGGTATAAGATTATTAGAGGAACTTAAAAAAATAAAAGCTGAAACTCATCTAATTATTTCAGCAATAGCAATGGATATTATTGAACATGAAACTAATTATTCTGTTAAATCTGTTGAAGAATTAGCGGATTATATCCATGATGAAAATGATTTGAATGCTATTGTTAATAGTGGTTCTTTCAAATTTGATACTGCCATAATTATCCCCTGCAGTATGAAAACATTATCTGCAATAAGTAATGGTTATGGTGATAATGTTATTACTCGTGTAGCTGATGTTACTTTGAAAGAAAGAAGACAATTAATAATTGTTCCAAGAGAAACACCATTACGAACTGTTCATTTAGAGAATATGGTTAAAATTAGTAAGGAAGGTGCTGTAATTTTACCTGCAATGCCTGGTTTTTATCATAATCCTGAAACAATTGATGATCAAATCAATTTTATTGTTGGTAAAATATTTGACATAATGGGTATAGACAATAATTTATTTACTAAGTGGAAACAATAG
- the thpR gene encoding RNA 2',3'-cyclic phosphodiesterase has protein sequence MRTFLAIEIEDYIKNKINETQHIIQEKDAGKIKYVETENIHLTLKFFGEINEDQLDDIKKAINKIIVKYDQYSLKVVNLGAFPNIYRPRVIWTGIKDNKVTSNLIRDLDNEFNKLGFRKEKEYVPHITIGRVKKIEDKEELSSALKLLKKRYHGKMEVKKICLKSSKLTSDGPIYKNIAEFKLGD, from the coding sequence ATGCGTACTTTTTTAGCAATAGAAATAGAGGATTATATTAAAAATAAAATTAATGAAACGCAACATATTATTCAAGAAAAAGATGCTGGAAAAATTAAATATGTTGAAACAGAAAATATTCATTTAACTCTGAAATTTTTTGGTGAAATAAATGAAGACCAGTTAGATGATATTAAAAAAGCAATTAATAAAATAATTGTTAAGTATGACCAATATTCTCTTAAAGTTGTGAATTTAGGAGCGTTTCCTAATATTTATAGGCCAAGAGTTATTTGGACCGGAATTAAAGATAATAAAGTTACATCTAACCTGATCAGAGATTTAGATAATGAATTTAATAAATTAGGTTTTAGGAAAGAAAAAGAGTATGTCCCTCATATTACTATTGGAAGAGTTAAAAAGATCGAAGATAAGGAAGAATTAAGTAGTGCATTGAAACTCTTGAAAAAACGGTATCATGGCAAAATGGAAGTTAAAAAGATATGTCTTAAATCAAGTAAATTAACAAGTGATGGTCCAATTTATAAGAATATTGCTGAATTTAAATTAGGAGATTAA